The bacterium genomic interval CACGTCCGTTCATTGCCGCTGATGCTCAAGCGCTTCCTTTCAAAGACAAGGTTTTCGACTATCTCATTTGTCAGCACGTATTGGAGCATGCTAACGACCCTACCGTGTTCATCGCAGAAATTACCCGGGTTTCTAAACGCGGCTACATTGAGACACCCTCCCGCTTCCACGAGATGATTTATGCTCCCAAACACTATCATCGATGGGTTCTGGATTACCGAAACGGGCAGTTGATTATCGCTCCCAAAGACGAGAGTTTTATAAACCATGTCGGTCTGATTTTTACCGAGTTATGGAGGCGAAATCCGAACTTTCGCGCTTTCCACCAAAGCGCGCCGGAACTCATGTTTTCTTTTTTTGAATGGGATGACCACATCGACTACCAGATGCTCGACCACTTCGACCCGCAATTCAACATTGAGGATTATGTAGAGGCAATTGATCTAGCATCACAGCGCGCGTGCCCTCGTCGTTTCCGGCATAAACTCTCAACTCTTTACCATCGCTCCAGAGCACTACTTCAACCGATACGCCAAAAAATGAGAGGTCATCATATCCAGAGAACCGTTGACATAGACAGATTGTTGTGCTGTCCCGAACCCCAATGCCGCGGTGACTTCAGAAAAGAAAAGGATCACTACTTATGTAATAAATGCGGACTCGACTATCCAATTGTTGATAATATTCCCAGGTTCTCGAAAGAATAGAAGAAGGCTCGCGTGCAGACCATCGTTCCCAATTGTGACGATCATTCGGCGTGTACGAAGCTACATTGGTATCCAATTCTAGGGACTAAGATTCCTCCAGAAAAGATAAAGGAACTTTTAGTAATATCCCAATCGTGCTGGTGGCAAAGGACATCTGGGTACTCGAAAAGAGTAAGTTTAAAGCCCCTTTCTGCCTGTTTCCTTCTCGCGCTGGAGCGCTAACTTGACTCGGTTCTTGGCATCGGTGATTTGCTCGGCTATGTCGGGGTCGGTTGTGTTCCAGGTTCGATCTTCGAATGAGCGTCTATTCTGAAGCTCCATGAACTTTACGAAAGCTCGGAAGTCCTTCTCGTAGATATGGAAGCTGTTGGCAAGGTGGGTGTATTGACCGACTTTAATATCTCGGCCAAGTCCTTTTGACACGCGCTCGGCGACGACTTTTTGGAGCTCGGTGAACGCATACATGTTCATAAACGAGGCGGTAAAACTATCGTTTGAGCGCATATGGGCGACCAGTACCAGTGTGTCATCGAAGATACGGAACCAAAGGTTTTGCAGGCAGGCAGGATCAGGAATGCCTTCGTCTTCCCATGGTTTCCACATACTAATCTGGGCACGGCGGGTGTATGGGCAGTCGATGAGCGCATTAACCACATAGTCCAGTTGGTTGATCGGCTTTTCGATGCCAGGCACCTTATAGCTTGCCATCCGTTCGTGATAACTATATTGCCACTTACCGTGTGCCGGGTCAATCCAGTGGTCGTGAACACCGTCGATGACTTCCTGCACGTACATCTCCAACTCTTCTAACCCACAGGGCATCGCCAAGTGTATTCGAGGTTCCGAAAAGGGGTCTCGAATTGTTAGAGACATCACGCAATCCCGACTATCCATAGGAACATCGCTGGATTGATACTGACAGGGATTGCTTCGGCCACTTTCCCAAAGAGTAAGAACCGCTTCTTCCCAAGCTGCTGGGAGATTATCTTCAACAATCGATAAAACGGGCAGATCCATGTATCATTCCTTAGACAGGCACCGTCTGCCTGGAAGTAGATAGAACAAAGCCGATGATCAGATTCGAACTGATGACCTGCTGTTTACGAAACAGCTGCTCTACCACTGAGCTACATCGGCGTTGAAGGCATGGGTATTGTACCCAACGAGACTAAGCTTTTCAATAGATGAGCTTATTGGTAGGGCAACTGTTTACTAAATATCAGATTAGGCTATTTGAGTGTTATTATCCTAACTCAGATGTGCAGGCTGAGCAGCGGGTTGCTGCGATGGGAATAGCTGTGCAACAAAACGGACAATCTTTTGTCGTGACAGCAATAGGCCCTTTAAGACGGTTCACAGCCTTCACGATTAAAAAGACTACGAATGAGACGATCAGGAATGTGATAAGCGAATTGATGAATAGACCGTAACGAATCTCTACTTTGCCAATTGTGAGTACGAGATTCGAAAAGTCGACTTTACCAAGTAAAAACCCTATCGGCGGCATCACTACATCTTTAACCAACGATTTAACTACATCGGCAAAGGCGACTCCAAGGACAAAAGCGACTGCCAGATCAATGACATTCCCTCGGTTAATGAATTCTTTAAACTCTTTCAACATGTCAGTTTTCCTTCTAATCTATTAATTTAAATACCAAGGCACTGCAATTGTACGTCTACTAATAATCTTTACGTTGTTTCTGCAAAGCATGTATTCGACTTATGAGGGCCTTTCGAACTTGAATATATTGTCTAAATCGGTGGATCCAACTGCTTAGGTCGCGTTTGGTTACTCGGTGTTTAAGAGGGACTTCTATTTCAGTAATTCTTAGCCCTGCACGATAGGCATCGATAGTCATTCCAACCTCGACTCCAA includes:
- a CDS encoding methyltransferase domain-containing protein is translated as MTYRHYNIGPSDLVLEIGSGHDPVRRSDVLSDRYVDTSEERGSTLVQDARPFIAADAQALPFKDKVFDYLICQHVLEHANDPTVFIAEITRVSKRGYIETPSRFHEMIYAPKHYHRWVLDYRNGQLIIAPKDESFINHVGLIFTELWRRNPNFRAFHQSAPELMFSFFEWDDHIDYQMLDHFDPQFNIEDYVEAIDLASQRACPRRFRHKLSTLYHRSRALLQPIRQKMRGHHIQRTVDIDRLLCCPEPQCRGDFRKEKDHYLCNKCGLDYPIVDNIPRFSKE
- a CDS encoding thymidylate synthase is translated as MDLPVLSIVEDNLPAAWEEAVLTLWESGRSNPCQYQSSDVPMDSRDCVMSLTIRDPFSEPRIHLAMPCGLEELEMYVQEVIDGVHDHWIDPAHGKWQYSYHERMASYKVPGIEKPINQLDYVVNALIDCPYTRRAQISMWKPWEDEGIPDPACLQNLWFRIFDDTLVLVAHMRSNDSFTASFMNMYAFTELQKVVAERVSKGLGRDIKVGQYTHLANSFHIYEKDFRAFVKFMELQNRRSFEDRTWNTTDPDIAEQITDAKNRVKLALQREKETGRKGL
- the mscL gene encoding large conductance mechanosensitive channel protein MscL produces the protein MLKEFKEFINRGNVIDLAVAFVLGVAFADVVKSLVKDVVMPPIGFLLGKVDFSNLVLTIGKVEIRYGLFINSLITFLIVSFVVFLIVKAVNRLKGPIAVTTKDCPFCCTAIPIAATRCSACTSELG